A region of Candidatus Binatia bacterium DNA encodes the following proteins:
- a CDS encoding universal stress protein, which produces MHSRINRILVPVDFSPDSQNALRYAADLAAACGAEIMMLHVV; this is translated from the coding sequence GTGCACAGCCGCATCAATCGCATTCTGGTTCCCGTCGATTTCTCCCCCGATTCTCAGAATGCCCTACGGTACGCTGCTGACCTCGCCGCCGCGTGTGGTGCAGAGATCATGATGTTGCATGTGGTT